The stretch of DNA AAATGCAATGTAACCATATGGTgtgatttttcattttaaaccatGGTGTGCTGTGATTTGTGATTTGCAATGCAGGCTCTTCGCAACCTTGAATATTAGTCGTCAAATTGGGGTTATATCTGCCTTTTTTCATGATGGCAATTTATACGTGTAATGAAAATATGACACTAGGAAAAATAGGAGCATTTGGGATTAATTTTGAAGCATATGTGGCCAgttgctcagttggtagagcaggcgcacatatatagaggtttattcctcgacgcagagggtccagggttcgagtctgacctgtgacggtttcctgCAGGTCTTCCCCTTTTCTCCCCTTGAATTTCTCAACTGTCCTGTCTATGAAAGGTAGAAATGCCCCAaaatataatcttaaaaaaaaattctaagcaTATTCCAACTTTGTTTGTACTTTAAACATAAAATTCATCAGACTTGCACGATATACAGAACAATATCTTTGGGTGAAATTTCTAGTGCTGTCTTAATTGTTTTAGCCACGCTAGTGGTATGGTATTAATGTCACTTcgatccagactgaaatatctcagtaactattggatggattccCATGGCATTtcgtacagacattcatgatccCCAGAGGATGGATTGCAATTTGTGAAGAAAAGTATTTCACTGTGACAGTTGCTATAGTAAATACACTTCAGTGGTGGGTATTCCATCCTCAAACAATTGTAGAAGAGATGCTGAATGAGGAACACATGGAACAATACCCTTTCAAGATAATTTAAGTTGGACAGTGCTGAGTCTGACATGTTCAGGCAAGCGTTTCATAACTTGACTTTTACAGGTacatcaattttatttttatgtgacaaataaaattgattgacGATGGGCGGGGAACAAGATTAGCCGGGAAAAGGTGAATGACCTCAGTGCCATTCACCTCTCCACAACAATGCAACAGATAACGTAAACCATTTATACCTTTAAAGCTTGCTTATAAAAGATTATCCAAGTTGTCTAATTATAGATCTTAAACTTTCTATTCAAAATTTGTATCCATTTAATTATTTAGTGTCTCACGGCCACTTTAATGTAATACTGACATTCTTGATGGTGTACTGAGCAAAAGGttaaaaacattcatttttTCTTAACTCCAGTAGGCTAGTGTTAGAAGGACAATGTCAGCAACACTCAGACAACCACATACATTTTCTCAGAGTGAAGTCCATTTCTTTTGCTTCTCCAACTAACTAGCATTTAGTGATTATTTGTGTGTAAAAGGTGAATCTTTCAAACACATTTAATGAAAACAGTTTTCCCccattgaaattttttttttttttttctgaaatttttctttcagttaaACCTGATAATAATGCCCTTATGTCCCAAACATGCATGTTGTCTGACCTTATCAACCTCAGCCTGCATGGGCAAATAATTCAAAATGATTCAGTAGTCACATACTGAAGATTCAGCCGAGAACTGGGGGACATGATGTGACACAATAATGACAAACCAATGTaaagaaaataatgtaatttgaCTTTGAAGTGCTGTGTGTTGGACTGAAGGCACTGACATATCattataaaatatgtattcCTCATAGCTTGAGCTTGAAAGAAATGTCTTTATCTTTTTATATTCTTTTATATTTACTGGGTAGGAAACAACACACCTTGTCAAAGTTCAACTCTCCTGGCACACTTAATGGGTCTCACTTTTAACCAAAACTCTGACCgttgtattattttaattactGTGACCTAATTCTGTGAATGAATGAGCAACAGTTAGGACAGAGGTGTTCTTGTAAACTTAAGGTGCCATCCCACCATTTCACTCCTTAAAAGTCACCTAAAGGGTAAAGTACACTTGCTGTTAAATTTGCTACTAGAATGCACAGCAGACACTGCaatgtaaagggaaacacacttttttagtgTGTCAAGTAGAACTTGTTGTAttacaactttttatttttattttttatttttttacaggttTTTAAGTCATTTCtacaaggagaaaaaaaacggaGTTCAATTTAAAGATTTATTTCGTCTATTAGGAATATCTGCATGCCATGGATGGAACTCAACTCAACAGCACCATTGATCCAACTTGTTTACAAGAGCCCCCGCTGGCTATCGACGTGATCAAGCGTAAGTGAACCACATTCCCACATCCTGCTTGCTGATAATGTTTCCTTATCAGCCAATCTGAGCTAATGACATTAACAGCTCACTCAGCAGTGTCACGCATGCAGCTGTGTGTTTTAGAGTCCATATGATAttgatttcttcttcttttattttcctCTGTTCCAAAAATATAACAATGTCCCACACCTTTTTTTAACCCAAGCAAAATCTGTGttgtgctgtttgtgtgtgattattTCACATAAAGTGTCTCATAAATATATGTTTTGTACTATGAAATAATCTGATCCCCTCTCTGTTTTACATTAGAACTAGATGTGTTTGGATTGTGTCTGTACTCCATGCTCACCTTCATGTCCAGCATCTCCCTGCTGCTGTACCTGGAGCAGTGTCTCTACATTTACAAAAAACTGCCCTACCCCCAGAAGACGACCATCATTTGGATAAATGGTGCCGCACCAGTAAGCATTCGGTCCTGTTTTGGGTTATAATATTGCTGCTAATTCTAAAACCAACAGGAAAATAATCATTATCAACCACtttatatttgtaaaataaGTTTTAAGAACTCGGGTACAAGGCCCCCTTGAAATACTACATGAAATCATTTTGCACATTATTGTGTTGCTCTGTTTCAGGTCATTGCCACCATGGCCTGTTTTGGGATGTGGATCCCGAGGGCAGTCATGGTCACAGACATGACGTCCAACTGGTGCGTTTTCTCTCAACTCCACCTAAATTAGTACACATTTTCTCATACAGTAAAGTCTTTCTTTCATTGATATTTCTAAAAAGCTGAAATATGATATTGAATCGGACAGGAGTCTGTATTTACAGATGTTCTCTCTTATCTGCACTTACTTCCTGTTCTTACTTTAAACGTCAAAAACTACCAGTTTCATATCTGTTATCTAATAGCTGTGACCAGTAGCTAGATCTCACTTTGCAGTGAACTCACCACTACTGTTATCTTGTTTGACATATCAGCTTCCAATAGAAACCACTATCTTCCTTTGTCATGTTCTCCTCCATATAACTTTATTCGGTTATTTTTTAAGCTCAACAGCCTTTTTGCCTTTGTAACAGGCAGGCTGTCATTGTAAATAATTGAATTTAATAAAGTTATTCGGTAGCCTATGTAAGATTTCATCCAATAGTGTTATCTTTTGCGAGACTCTGTCCCTGTAACCGTTCATGCATACATATAGGCTACTAAGCGTTAGGCATGACAACTTTGTAAGCCTTGTATGAATTAGCTTAAGGTCACAGCATATTTGAAACACTCGATTAATCATTAcccacacaaagaccatgccACATCTCCAACTAGCATGTGATCAACTTCAATAAAATACAGGAACTCTTTATAGGCTTTTGCCGCTTGCAGtgatacattttatttgctttctgATTTATGGGATTTATGtacattacatacagtacagcatgTTCAACAGCTGGTATAACTCCATATATAAGGGCTGTTTGTTATGTCCTCATGTGTCAAGAGGTGTGTTtttatgaaatgaataaataaatgaaaaattaaaTTTGTCATTTGGCCACAGAGGGATTTTTGAGAATTATTACATACTGTACCTGCTCTCTACAAACCGGCCTAAATCACTTCTCCTTCTCTGTGTAGTTATTTTGCAGTGGTGATGTATAAGGTCTTGGTTCTGATTATCGAGGAGTTTGGAGGCAGCAGTGTTTTTCTGAAGCGATTTTCCGGTAAAACCTTTAAGATCACCACAGgaccctgctgctgctgctgcctctgtttACCCCGCGTGGTGATGTCACGGTATTTACACGTGTTCATACAAATACATTCTGGGTGTTACTGTTCCGGCTATAATAATTGAATCCTGTGTTCTTTCCTGCTAATAAATTGAGACTTTTATGGCAATTTAATCCTGCTCTTATTTATATTCATGCTCTTTATATATCGACTGCACATTGTGTTGTGATTGTGTACATTTCTAATGTGGATCTTTCTTTGGATGGGATCATTCAGGCGATTGTTATTCTTCCTGAAGTTGGGTTCTCTTCAGTATGCAATCCTAAAGACGGTGCTCTCTGTCCTCGCCATAGTATTGTGGACAAATGGCAACTTTGATCTGTCTGATGTAAGTGTTTGAAATGCTTTTCTATATATCTGATTGTACTGAGaataaaatgacatgaaatttaattatttctttgttttttttttccccagctaGAGATCACTGGTACAGCCATTTGGATTAACCCATTCATAGGCGTTCTCACCATCATTGCCCTTTGGCCTGTTGCCATCATCTTCATGAACACTAACAGCTTCCTACGCAGCCTCAAAATTGTACCCAAGTATGCCATCTACCAAGTGAGTCAATACAACCAATACCATAGGATTGCtacaatgtcaaaaaaaatctttttttaactgTTAGTACAACGGCAAATAAAGGAGTGAGTGGGAGCCTGGTGAAAAAATTCCTTCCAGTGTGTTCATCCTATTCAGCgaagcaaaagaaaaaatgatACACTAAAAGAGCAACAGGGTTTATAGGAAATGTAGTCTCAGTTTACAGAAGCACCACACATACCCACTGATAAACTAGAGTTTTAACaccaatataaaaataaaaaaaatatattgatatttaGAGATGCCAAGCACTGTACCTTTAACTGCATGTACAGGAACTGATCAAGTATTGGTTTTCTCCTTAGTTAATACTTGTACTGAGTCAGCTGCAGACATCAATCATTAACATCGTGGCCTTGGATGGAACCATCGCCTGTGCCCCTCCCTTCTCTTCTCAAGCTCGTGGCTCCAGTAAGAACCATCTCTGAATGTCTGTTGCTCACATGTGAGGTGAAATAATTCATCTGAAACCCaaactttcttttctctctctatctgtcctgCAGTGCTAAATCAGCAGATAATGATCATGGAGATGTTCATCCTCACTCTGCTCAATCGGTGTTTGTACCGTCGTACATATGAGACACTTCCCTCTGAGGCACATGACAACGACCAGAATTCTAAAGTCGCCCTGCAGACTGCTCTCGTGGAGCATGACGTCTAAAAGAGGAGACGTGATAATTGAGTGGAAGTCAACACAGCTCTTTAATGAAGTATCAGATAATCTATCATCAAATTTGATATGATGTAACATTTTACCTCATTCTGTCACTCAAATGTAACAGAAGAGAACATCACTACTCTGGTGACTttcaaccctttttttctttgaccTTTTCACATAGCACTCACAGACCTTTGTCAAAATCGGTATCCTGTaggtcagtggttcccaacctttttgatCTGAGGTatccccacagccctgtcagatgaactcacTTCATCGGTTTGCAATGTATGTTCCAAATGTATAacactattcattatataaaagtggatattgttaatttttttcataCTTGTTGAACAATCGATATTTAGCAAtcgtactactactactagcctactaggctactactacttggagtgaagctgaatgtttcaaccatttatccaatACTAACTCAATTTTAACCGTCTTCACTACTTTCAGCtatcatttgaactgtttagtccTTACTTTTGGCTATTCATTTTgaccatttatttattacttttagctaactgttCAAATGTCTGTACTCGCTTGCTAACTAGTGTTAACACGCTTACATATCTGCAACATGTAGTGTTTAGGTGTTACAGTTGACTTACTGTTAAGATGTGGATGTATTCTCTTAATCTTCAATTAAGAGATGTATTCTCTTAATCAAAAaatcatttgatttatttagcacaaaaaagcaacagaaacaaTGATACATTTAAgatacattaaataaaaaagggcATGCAAAGGGAACCCAGAAACCATCAGGGGGCTTGTCATGTTGGGTTCCCTACCATTATTCAACAATACATAACATGAAGACAATACAGAATGACTGCTGTAGGTAACAAAACTTAAAGGGTTCACCCAAATTATTACTTTCTGCCTGAGGAATGGTCTCTCTGAAGAGTGAGCTTTGTTGGTTGCCCAGAGTAGATAGGACAGTGATTCTGGAAAGAGATGTTGGCTTTTTAattgtttacatgttttttaatgttttgagcACCAAAATTAAAATTTCATTTACTTCCATTGTACTGGAGTGGAGGCAAAAATTCATAGATGGATACCTCAAAACTTGTGCAAATTAGCCAATACTATGTGATAGATAGTAGATAGAGAAGAAGGaggatttttttcatttttctgattTAAGTGAATTGAccctttaaaggaatagtttgacattttacgACATTTTTCTTATTCCTTTTGATTGACACCACTCTTGTGTATGTACAGCAAATATGAAGCTATActgccagttagcttagcttggcATTAAGACTGGTTTTACAGGGGGTTATGTACAGGACCTTTTCTTTGCTTGCAAAATGACTTCCTGGGGTCTTGCTAATGCATCTCATACAGTATTTACcatacagatatgagagtggtatcaatctctCATCTACGTCTCTGCAAGAAATCAAGTATGAATATTTCCCATAATGACAAACTATTCCTTCAGCTTTACTAGTatcaaaagacaaataaatattaGAGACATTGGAGGTTAACAGCCTGTAACTAGGAGCCTTCCTACAAAATACCGATATGATGTACAGAGAAGTGCAACAGTGTAACTGTAAAGTTAATATATATGCATGTCATACTGAAACAAAACAGAGTGGACAAAAAGCGTAAAATTTGGATTTCATTGGtatatgaatatgtgtgtgctgaagacaacatttttacatttgcCCATGAAAACAGTAATTAAAAACACCTATTTATTTgtggtaatgtgtgtgtatagtgtgtgtgtgtgtgtgtgtgtgtgtgtgtgtgtgtgtaaccacaATACTGGTGACTTTGGCCAAGGTGTGGGGATGTTCAAATGAGGCCTAGATTAACATCTGATGTATTTTCTTGTACTAAAGTTGGCAGTAAATGCTTACAAACTACAaagtattctgttttttttgtgtgtgtgcactcatTACAGTACCCAGGATGCATATATTAACCTATACTGAGAATCTAAGCACCAAAACATAAATGTATTTGATAAAAATGATCTGTTCTCTCTATTGTTTACCAAGCAGCATGTACAGGGAAGTATTTGTACActgtacatttttaatttggttTCAATTCGATTTTAGTGTGAATCTCACGTCAATCTCTGCTGCAATAATGTATGCTCCCTGTAAAAACAGACATACTTTTTACTATTGAATTTATTAATGAAATCTAATCATTATTAGTTGTCCTCTTCAACTGCGTATCAGTGTGACTATACCCATAAACCTCCTACTGTTTCTTAAccttttatatacagtctatggtcttaAAACAGGCTGAAAAAACAGCCAGATTTGTTCAAAGATTGCTGACCTACTTACTCAGACTTATTTGGGACAAGGAATGCATGCGGATGAGACAGCAGCTTTATTTTCAGACTCAGTTCACTTAACAGCCATCTACAGTCAAACTGTGCCACGTGTTGTTTCTTAAGCAACCACAAGAGGCCGTGCTCATTCCACCCCAAACCCAGTCACCTCTCCTTAACTCACATTATTAATTTATGTTGATTATTTGTTTTTAGTGCAACCAGAACAaaatcattacatttttaaacaatatatataatttcacaTTAGTTTTACAGTTCCTTATTTCAAAAGGAATACttaaagtcatttaaaaatggtTCTCAAGTAATTTGTATATGGTATTTATTTCTATTGACTGGTTAATAAGACTCCTAACAACATTCACATCAATCATCTGAAAAGGTGTGAAAGTAAACAATGGCTTGAGCATTGTGTCAATTAGAGGATTGCATTTGACGTTTTCCAAAAATCACATCTCCCTTTTACTGAATGCTAGAATTCTAAACAATGCTCAAATTAACATTTAGAAAACAGACAATAAGAGAGATCATATTAACACTACCATTCATTTACAATTATGTAATCATTGTCAATGGCTTGTTTGTCTTCAGGACTCTGTTAAGGTTGTTAAAAGGTCACGCCCTCCCACAACCATGATCCTGATTTATAAAAGAAACGTCAACAGTTAGATAGATAAATGGACTTCACTGATCCCAAACTGGGAAATTTCTGAACTTCACAAGAAGCATTACCTTTGTTTCTCTAATAGGTCTTATAATTATGCATTTTGAAATAATATG from Sander lucioperca isolate FBNREF2018 chromosome 13, SLUC_FBN_1.2, whole genome shotgun sequence encodes:
- the LOC116064755 gene encoding organic solute transporter subunit alpha-like — protein: MDGTQLNSTIDPTCLQEPPLAIDVIKQLDVFGLCLYSMLTFMSSISLLLYLEQCLYIYKKLPYPQKTTIIWINGAAPVIATMACFGMWIPRAVMVTDMTSNCYFAVVMYKVLVLIIEEFGGSSVFLKRFSGKTFKITTGPCCCCCLCLPRVVMSRRLLFFLKLGSLQYAILKTVLSVLAIVLWTNGNFDLSDLEITGTAIWINPFIGVLTIIALWPVAIIFMNTNSFLRSLKIVPKYAIYQLILVLSQLQTSIINIVALDGTIACAPPFSSQARGSMLNQQIMIMEMFILTLLNRCLYRRTYETLPSEAHDNDQNSKVALQTALVEHDV